TCAGTATTACTTTATCAGCAGCGCGATGGAATGTACCTTGATAAATATGAAGATGATGAATTTATCGAGCTTTTTGGAGATGTGGAAAAAGCCCTTTTACAGGCAGGATATATTTCAGGTCCTCTGGGCGCAAGACCATCTATTGAGCTCTATGAAATTTTAAGAAACACAAGCAAGAAATATGTTTTTTATCCAAAGTATGCAGGATATCAGGTACAAGCACAGATTCAATATCAGCTTTCTAACATTGAAAAAAATAAACCGCACGAACATTATGCATCTGTTTCAGGAGTTTATGCTATAAACATGAATAAGAAAACTAACTTACTGCTTTCAGGGTTTTATTCAATGCCGTTAGATACAATGGCAGTTGGCAGCGATTTAAAGTCGGGCAGTAATCCTGAAAGTATATTTCAGAATTATTTAGCATTTCTTCCCGATAGGAATAATCTTGACTTCTTCAAAGAGTTCAACGGCACAGGTGTTTTCGGAAGCAGATACGTTCCGGGCTTACAAAGTCTTATAGGCGCAAGAGTAGATATGTTTTACAACTTAAGTTCAGTTACAGGTGTGCAGGCAAATCTTTTAGTAAGCAACAGATTCTTTAAATACGCCGACTCAAGACCACACGTAGGTCTTGTTGCGAGATTTGATTATAATATATACAGTCAGTTATTCTCGTACGTTAAAGGTTCATGGATTGCCGAGAAAGGCGTTCCCCCATCTTATGTATTCGGAATTGGCTTTGGATACAGAGTATTCTAAAAAAAATAGAAGTTAAAATTTCTTTCAATAAAAAGCTCTTCTGCCATGGCGGAAGGGCTTTATTTTTTTATATTCTTCCCATAAGATAAAACTCCAAAGTTATATTTACTTCGAAGTAAATCTATCTTCTCTACAAGATTTTTTTCTTTATCTACATCGGTAAACAACTCTTCCTGATATGTGTTATCAGATTCTTCCAGCTCGGAAAACTTTACGCCAATCAGTCTTATTTTTTTTCTTGAAGACATCATCATCTCTAGCAGTCTGACTGCGGCTTCGTAATAATCTTTTTCCATGTTGGAATATTTAGTCCGTGTGAATGATTTCTGATTCACTTTGAAATCAGTAAATTTAATTTTCACTGTAATAGTTTTCGCAACAGTGTTCTCTCTTCTCAGACTGAAACAAGCTCTTTCCATCAAAGAGTATAGCTCCGCTTTTAAAAACGTCATGTCATTAGTATCTTCCCAGAAAGTATTTTCTTTAGATAGAGATTTTCTGTCATCTTCACCTTCAAAATTAACTTTGTCGGAAGTTGTTGCATTGGCAACGTTCATTAAAAAATCAGTGTGCATTCCAAGCGACTCGTAAAACTCCTTATCATATTTTAGAATATCTCCTATAACATTAATGCCGTACTTTTTTAATTTCGGCTGTGATGACTTACCCACTCCCGGAATATTTTCAATCGGAATGTTTTTTATAAAATCTTTTTCTTTACCAAGCGGCATTATTGTTAGTCCGTCAGGCTTCTGCATTTTCGAAGCCATCTTTGCGCATAGCTTTGTTGATGCAACACCTATTGTAGCAGTAATATCAAGTGTATTTTTTATTTCAGCTTTTAATTCTTTTGCCAGCTTAATGTAATCATTATTATATGCATGCAATACATCTGTTACATCCATGTAAGCTTCATCTACGCTTACAGGCTGAACCATAGGAGTGTATTTATAAAAAATTGCGCGGACTTTTTTAGAGTAATCAGAATACAATCCCCTTGTGCTGCGGATATAATTTGCTTCGGGACAGAGCTGAATTGCTTTTCCAATAGGCATGGCAGTACGGACTCCTTTTGCGCGGGCAAGATAGTTGGGGCACATTACAATTCCCCTCCTGTCTTCTTTGTTGCCGCCGACAATAAGCGCTTTGCCTCTTAGCTTAGGATTGATGGCCTCCTCGCAAGATGCAAAGAATGCATCCATATCGATATGAAAAATAATTCTCAATGTTTGCCTGTCAATATTTTCTTAAAATCTTTTGTATCTCTGTTTGCAATTTTCTGCTGAAATTCTTTTATCTTGTATTCAAATTTCTGTTCAAGGTTCATCGTGAATGACTCTTTATTCAGATAACTTATCCCCGTAAAATTTTTGCTTTCAAAAAAATCTATGAATATCTCCGGCTTCTTGCTATCGATGTAATGATAATCAATCATGCAGCTTAATAAAATAACTTCTTTAAGACTTTCAACAAGGTCTGAAACTATAGGAGTAAATCTTATCTCTTTATTTATATCGGTAATATCGTTCTGCGGGAAAATCCATAAGAATTTTGAACTTTCTTTAAGATAATTTGAGATTGATTCAATTTTATCTTTTAAATTTTCAGAATCAATATGAACAGCACCGAGCTTGTTAAGATTTTTATTAAATCTTTCTTTACCGGTTGTGATGAAATAAGAATCTATTTTAAAATACTCGAGACATAATAGTATTACAAGGTTTACATCCCACCAGTTAGAATGGTTTGAACAAAAAATAACAGGAGTATTATTTTGCCGTGATTGCGATATTACGTTAATTACATTCTCAAAATTTTTTACATTAATGCCTGCAAAGTTTTTCTTAAAGTTATGATAGAAAATCTGCTTATATAAAAAATTATCAAACTTGCTTTTAGGGGCAAATATCACGGGGGAATTAAAATTAATATTTAAACTTTCTTATATATCTAACTTAGTATCCTATGGCCTTGCCGTAACCTCTTCTGTCTGAGTGTCCTATAAAACTCCCGTCTTCTTTAAATAAAATTGCTTCAACTCTTCCGAATTGAGGGATTTCTTTTAATCCATATCCCATATTCTTCAATGCTTTCTCTGTACTATTATCGAACACACCTTTTTCAATCTGAATTTCATCCGGCAGCCACTGATGATGGAAGCGCGGTGAATCAACTGCATCGCTTAAGCTCATGTTAAACTCAATAACGTTCACAATCGTTTGCAGAACGGAAGTGATAATTCTTCCTCCGCCGGGAGAACCGACAACCATGAACGGCTTATTATCTTTGAGAATTATTGTCGGAGTCATACTGCTAAGCATTCTTTTTTGGGGAGCGATTGAATTTGCTTCGCTGCCTACAAGTCCGTACATATTCGGCGCTCCTGGTTTGGATGAGAAGTCATCCATTTCATCATTCCAGAAAAATCCCGCGCCTTTTATAATAAGCTTGCTTCCGAAGTTATCGTTGAGAGTTGTTGTTGTTGAAACTAAGTTCCCGTCCTTATCAACAACGCAATAGTGAGTTGTCTCAGTTTTTTCTTTCTTTGTAATTTCTCCCGGCTGAACATCCTTGCTGTTGCCTGCCTTGCCCGGTTCATAATTTTTCATTCTCTCCTTCGCATAATTTTTGGATACAAGAACATCAACAGGAACTTCTACAAAATCAGGGTCGCCCATGTATTTACTTCTATCTGCATAAACTCTTCTCATTGCTTCAGTCATAAGATTGACCGTTTCAGGTGAATGAAATCCCAATGATTTCAAATCATAATTTTCAAGTATGTTCAGTAGATACAATAAACAAATTCCGCCGCTTGAAGGAGGAGGCATTGAAATAACTTCATACCCTCTGTAATTCCCAACTAACGGAGTTCTTTCCTTTACATCATATGCTTCTAAGTCTGTTTTTGTAACGATGCCGTAACCCGTTCGCATTTCTTCAGAGATATATTCGGCAGTTTCTCCATTGTAGAATCCGTCTCTTCCCTGCTCAGATATTCTTCTTAATGTTTTTGCCAAGTCCTTCTGAACTAATAAATCACCTTCTTTAAATTTGCCTCCGAAAATTTCCATTGTTGAAGGAAACTTTTGAAATTCTTTTTGCTGTGAGTTTATATTTTCCGCTAAGCGTTTGTGGATTTTAAATCCGTTCTCTGCGTAATCAATTGCATACTGCATTACTTCCTGTCGGGACATTGTGCCGTACTTCTCAAGTGCATAAAGCATTCCTGCAACAGAGCCCGGAACGCCTCCTGCAAGCGGTCCTGTGGTGCTTAAACCATTAACTACATTGCCGTTGGAATCAAGATACATATCTTTGAACGCACCAATCGGAGCTTTCTCTCTGTAATCGATTGAAATATTTTTTCCGTCCTTAAGATGTATAAGCATAAATCCTCCGCCGCCTATATTTCCTGCTCCGGGATAAACGACTGCAAGCGTGAATCCCACTGCAACTGCAGCATCAACTGCGTTGCCGCCTTTTTTAAGAATTTCAATTCCTACCTGTGATGCAAGCTCATCTGCGGAGCTGACTATTCCGTTTCTGAATCCCTCTGAATTAACTGAGCCGGAAGAAACTTTAGAATCAGTTTGCGCAAAGCAGCCGTTGAAAAGGAAAAGAAGAAGAAATGTGAGTTTGAAAATTTTCATTTTTGATACCGCCCCCTAACCCCCTCCTTATAATGGAGGTGGAACAAGTGCTATAAAATTTTATATGAATAGTTTTATTTGGGCTTTAATCAATTGTGTTTTTGATAGCCACCCCCAACCCCCTCCTTGAAAAGGAAGGGGCAAAGGTTTAAGTGAGTTTTAATCTGTTAATTGTTAATTACTAATTGATTATGTCATCCAGTCCCTATTGTATCTGAAGTCAACGTTTACTGTTCTGTTCATAACTTTTGCAATCAAAGGAGGAAGACGCTTGAACTGATTCCTGTGAATCATTTTATTAACCCGTTCGATAAATTCTTTTTCAAACCCCATTGCTTCAATCTCTTCATTTGTTCTTCGTTCATCAATTTTCTGAAATAAGAACTCATCAACTTTTTTATAGGTAAAACCGAGTTCGTTTTCGTCTGACTGCCCTTCCCACAAATCTGCGGATGGCTGCTTTTCAATT
The genomic region above belongs to Bacteroidota bacterium and contains:
- the dinB gene encoding DNA polymerase IV; the encoded protein is MRIIFHIDMDAFFASCEEAINPKLRGKALIVGGNKEDRRGIVMCPNYLARAKGVRTAMPIGKAIQLCPEANYIRSTRGLYSDYSKKVRAIFYKYTPMVQPVSVDEAYMDVTDVLHAYNNDYIKLAKELKAEIKNTLDITATIGVASTKLCAKMASKMQKPDGLTIMPLGKEKDFIKNIPIENIPGVGKSSQPKLKKYGINVIGDILKYDKEFYESLGMHTDFLMNVANATTSDKVNFEGEDDRKSLSKENTFWEDTNDMTFLKAELYSLMERACFSLRRENTVAKTITVKIKFTDFKVNQKSFTRTKYSNMEKDYYEAAVRLLEMMMSSRKKIRLIGVKFSELEESDNTYQEELFTDVDKEKNLVEKIDLLRSKYNFGVLSYGKNIKK
- a CDS encoding 1-acyl-sn-glycerol-3-phosphate acyltransferase; its protein translation is MIFAPKSKFDNFLYKQIFYHNFKKNFAGINVKNFENVINVISQSRQNNTPVIFCSNHSNWWDVNLVILLCLEYFKIDSYFITTGKERFNKNLNKLGAVHIDSENLKDKIESISNYLKESSKFLWIFPQNDITDINKEIRFTPIVSDLVESLKEVILLSCMIDYHYIDSKKPEIFIDFFESKNFTGISYLNKESFTMNLEQKFEYKIKEFQQKIANRDTKDFKKILTGKH
- the ggt gene encoding gamma-glutamyltransferase codes for the protein MKIFKLTFLLLFLFNGCFAQTDSKVSSGSVNSEGFRNGIVSSADELASQVGIEILKKGGNAVDAAVAVGFTLAVVYPGAGNIGGGGFMLIHLKDGKNISIDYREKAPIGAFKDMYLDSNGNVVNGLSTTGPLAGGVPGSVAGMLYALEKYGTMSRQEVMQYAIDYAENGFKIHKRLAENINSQQKEFQKFPSTMEIFGGKFKEGDLLVQKDLAKTLRRISEQGRDGFYNGETAEYISEEMRTGYGIVTKTDLEAYDVKERTPLVGNYRGYEVISMPPPSSGGICLLYLLNILENYDLKSLGFHSPETVNLMTEAMRRVYADRSKYMGDPDFVEVPVDVLVSKNYAKERMKNYEPGKAGNSKDVQPGEITKKEKTETTHYCVVDKDGNLVSTTTTLNDNFGSKLIIKGAGFFWNDEMDDFSSKPGAPNMYGLVGSEANSIAPQKRMLSSMTPTIILKDNKPFMVVGSPGGGRIITSVLQTIVNVIEFNMSLSDAVDSPRFHHQWLPDEIQIEKGVFDNSTEKALKNMGYGLKEIPQFGRVEAILFKEDGSFIGHSDRRGYGKAIGY